The Achromobacter spanius genome includes the window TTCCCTGGTACCCAAGGCGAATGTTGCGCCGCGTCATGAAAACGGGCCAATTTGAAAGGATTTGGAAAGCTTCGATTTTGTACGGTAGGGTCCGCTGGGCTCGTGCAGGCGTGACATCGCTGGCGCGGTGCAACCAGCCATACCTAGACCTATAAATATCGGAGACGCAAGAATGCAGACCAGCCTGAAGCTGCGCCTGGCCGCCTTGGCGGCGCTTGGCGCGATGACCTTGTCCCTGGGCGTGGCCCAGGCCGCCGACGAGCCTCGCCGCCCCGAATGCATTGCGCCGGCCCAGCCCGGCGGCGGTTTCGACCTGACCTGCCGCTTGGCCACCGAAGGCTTGAAGCAAAGCGGCGCGCTCAAGAGCACGATGCGCATCGTCTACATGCCGGGCGGCATCGGCGCCGTAGCCTACAACAACATCGTGGCGCAGCACCCCAACGAACCCGGCACCATCGTCGCCTTCTCCGGCGGATCCTTGCTGAACCTTGCCCAGGGCAAATTCGGCAAGTACAACGTCAACGACGTGCGCTGGCTGGCCGGCATCGGCACCGACTACGGCGTGGCCGTGGTCCGCAACGACTCGCCCTATACCGACTTGAAAAGCCTGATGGACGCCTTCAAGCAGGATCCCACCAAGATCGTGCTGGGCGCGGGGGGCACGGTGGGCAGCCAGGATTGGATGAAGGCCGCCCTGACCGCGAAGGCGGCCGGCGTGGACTTCAAGA containing:
- a CDS encoding Bug family tripartite tricarboxylate transporter substrate binding protein — encoded protein: MQTSLKLRLAALAALGAMTLSLGVAQAADEPRRPECIAPAQPGGGFDLTCRLATEGLKQSGALKSTMRIVYMPGGIGAVAYNNIVAQHPNEPGTIVAFSGGSLLNLAQGKFGKYNVNDVRWLAGIGTDYGVAVVRNDSPYTDLKSLMDAFKQDPTKIVLGAGGTVGSQDWMKAALTAKAAGVDFKKMRFVAFEGGGEAVTALRGGHIQAYMGDAAEAFTMLEGGAPIRVLAVFNDQRLPGKLNTVPTAKEQGYDIVWPIIRGFYVGPKVSDKDYQFWVDAFNKTAASPEFEKLRQQQGLFPFNKTGAELDAYVKERVKVYAELADSFGLIKK